GCCGGAAACCAACTCTAAGCAGCGCAACCGTGGCACACGCCCAGGACCTGGGCGAAGTTGTGAGATGCGGAACGAGCATCCGATGACATTCCTCATTCCGGGTGCGTTTACCCCCGGGACACCCGAATCGGAGTGCGCGGGCCACTCCGGGGCCGCATCATGGTCGGATACACCCCTTCCGATAAGGAGCAGCTCCGTGCACCCCGAACAGAACGAAGCGGCACACCCGGCCCCAGCGACCCCCGTGGAACAGGCACTGCGCACAGCCGCGCGGTGGATACCGCGGCAGAGCGCCTACCACTTCAGCGACACCACCACGATGTGGGAACCGGACGATCTCGAGGACACCCACTTCGTCCGTGGCTATGATTGATTCATGCTTCGTTTTTCTCGTGCTCGTGTTGTGGTGATGTGTTTTCGTTCAACACTGAAACAACAGTAACAACAAACAAGCGTGGTGACGGACCTCAGCTCTGAAACGAACAAGACTCCGTCACCGGGTCAGCCGGTCCCGCGCGTGCTTCGACGCCCACCCCCGGTGAGGAAGCCTCGGAGGCGGGTCACCGCTCCTGCCAGTAAGGAGCGCGCAACTTGAACTTCTGCAGCTTTCCCGTGGCGGTACGCGAGAGCTCGTCACGGAACTCGACAGAGGTCGGGGCCTTGTACCCCGCCGCCCGCTGCTTGCACCAGGCGATCAGCTCTTCCTCGCTCGTTTCGGCATCCGGGGTGGCGACCACCAGAGCCTTGATGGTCTCGCCCCATTTCTCGCTGGGCACCCCGATGACAGCGACCTCGGCGACCGCGGGGTGCGAGAAGAGGACATCCTCCACCTCGATCGAGGAAACGTTCTCGCCCCCGGTGATGATGACGTCCTTCTTGCGGTCGCTGATCGTGAGGTAACCGTCCTCCCCGATGGTCCCGCCGTCCCCGGTGTGGAACCAACCGTCCCTGAGCACCGCGGCGGTCTCCTCGGGCTGTTCCCAGTAGCTGTCGAGCACGACGTTGGAGCGAGCCAGGACCTCGCCCTCGTTTCCCTCCTCCTCCGAGATCGCGAGTCGCACACCGAGCGCGGGAGCGCCGGCACGGACCAGCTTCGCCGCCCGCTCCTCGCTGGAGAGATCGTCCCACTCGGAACGCGAGCGATTGATGGTCAACAGCGGTGAGGTCTCGGTGAGCCCGTAGATCTGGATGAACTCCCAACCGAGCTCCTCCTCAACCCGCGCGACCGTCCGCGACGGCGGCGGAGCACCGGCGACGATGATCCGCACCCTGTCGCGGCCGGGAATCTCCCCCTCCCAGCTTCGGGCGGCGTCGAGCACGGCGGCGACCACGGTGGGAGCGGCGCACATGACGGTGACACCGTGGTCGCGCACGCGGCGCAGAATCTCGGTGCCGTCGATCTTGCGGAGGACAACCTGCTTGATTCCGAGACCGGTGGTGGCGAACGGCATTCCCCACCCGTTCGCGTGAAAAGTCGGCAGCGTGTGCAGATAGACATCGCGGTCGGTCAAACCGGCGTGCAGCCCGAACGTCGTCGCGTTGACCCAGATGTTGCGGTGGGTGATCCGAACACCCTTCGGGCGGGCGGT
The nucleotide sequence above comes from Actinopolyspora erythraea. Encoded proteins:
- a CDS encoding AMP-binding protein, with protein sequence MFVPFSVSDFIDRAVQVYADRVGVVDEPNQPAPSLGELTYRDFGDLAARQAAHLDELGVGEGERVAVVSHNSARLLTSFFGVAGSGRVLVPINFRLRPDEVRYIVEHSGARALYVDPELEDELGGVGAEHRYTLGRDEDLYAPVGAEPRRWEPDENATACINYTSGTTARPKGVRITHRNIWVNATTFGLHAGLTDRDVYLHTLPTFHANGWGMPFATTGLGIKQVVLRKIDGTEILRRVRDHGVTVMCAAPTVVAAVLDAARSWEGEIPGRDRVRIIVAGAPPPSRTVARVEEELGWEFIQIYGLTETSPLLTINRSRSEWDDLSSEERAAKLVRAGAPALGVRLAISEEEGNEGEVLARSNVVLDSYWEQPEETAAVLRDGWFHTGDGGTIGEDGYLTISDRKKDVIITGGENVSSIEVEDVLFSHPAVAEVAVIGVPSEKWGETIKALVVATPDAETSEEELIAWCKQRAAGYKAPTSVEFRDELSRTATGKLQKFKLRAPYWQER